Proteins from a genomic interval of Lycium ferocissimum isolate CSIRO_LF1 chromosome 2, AGI_CSIRO_Lferr_CH_V1, whole genome shotgun sequence:
- the LOC132047591 gene encoding uncharacterized protein LOC132047591, giving the protein MQCVKTVSYSFIFNGVPTEPFPAAKGLKQGDPISPFLFAIAMEYLSRGLDALIHDQNYKFHPKCKKLGITHLSFADDLQLLARGDLPSIEAMQKVFTQFSKDSGLQANLNKSSIHMGGVSSDQKELIIQQCGYVKGDLPFKYLGIPLATKKLSVLQWQTLIDKIVARISNWTAKKLSYPGRLQLVQTLIFGIQSYWAQLFVIPSKVLKLIDAYCRSYVWSGGNVITRKALEAWERLCSPKSCGGLNLTNLQLWNRAALAKHFWDITNKKDKLWVKWMHMFYIKNQMFYDCPSPKQASWMIRKVMDAKSILQNADSGQPSTWYYQTTIPITYW; this is encoded by the coding sequence ATGCAGTGTGTCAAAACTGTAAGCTACTCATTTATATTCAATGGGGTGCCAACTGAACCATTTCCAGCTGCTAAAGGATTAAAGCAAGGGGACCCAATCTCTCCTTTCCTTTTTGCCATAGCAATGGAATACTTGAGTAGAGGACTAGATGCACTCATACATGATCAGAATTATAAATTCCACCCAAAATGCAAGAAGTTGGGAATCACACATTTGAGTTTTGCGGATGACTTGCAACTACTTGCTAGAGGTGACCTCCCATCTATTGAAGCTATGCAAAAGGTATTCACTCAATTTTCTAAGGACTCTGGACTACAAGCTAATCTGAATAAGAGTTCTATACATATGGGTGGAGTGTCTTCAGACCAAAAGGAGCTAATTATACAACAATGTGGGTATGTTAAAGGGGATTTGCCATTCAAGTACTTAGGTATTCCATTAGCAACCAAGAAATTATCAGTCCTACAATGGCAAACTTTGATTGATAAAATTGTTGCTAGGATATCTAATTGGACTGCCAAAAAACTCTCATATCCTGGCAGGTTACAGTTAGTTCAAACTCTTATTTTTGGAATCCAGTCTTATTGGGCACAACTATTTGTAATACCAAGTAAAGTGCTCAAACTAATTGATGCATATTGCAGAAGTTATGTATGGTCGGGTGGTAATGTGATTACTAGAAAGGCCCTTGAAGCTTGGGAGAGACTGTGTAGTCCCAAATCTTGTGGAGGACTGAATTTGACCAATCTCCAACTATGGAATAGAGCTGCCTTGGCCAAACACTTCTGGGATATTACTAACAAAAAAGATAAGCTCTGGGTAAAGTGGATGCACATGTTTTATATAAAGAACCAAATGTTCTATGATTGTCCAAGCCCAAAGCAGGCCAGTTGGATGATTAGGAAGGTTATGGATGCCAAAAGTATATTGCAAAATGCAGATTCAGGTCAACCCTCGACATGGTATTATCAAACAACTATACCTATAACTTATTGGTAA
- the LOC132048051 gene encoding ubiquitin-conjugating enzyme E2 2-like → MRMSTPARERLMRDLKRLHQDPPAGINGAPVDNNIIMLWNVVIFNPDDTPWDGGETMLTLQFTEDYPNKPPRVRFISRMFHPNIHADGSIFLDTLQNQWSLLYDVAAILTSIQSLLCDPNPVFSANAVAAHLFGVNKHVFNRKVREIVEQSWTED, encoded by the exons ATGAGGATGTCAACACCGGCGAGGGAGAGATTGATGAGGGATCTCAAGCGGTTGCACCAGGATCCTCCTGCTGGCATCAATGGTGCACCTGTTGACAACAATATTATAATGCTATGGAATGTTGTTATATT CAATCCTGATGACACTCCGTGGGATGGAGGTGAGACAA tGCTTACACTTCAATTTACAGAGGATTATCCTAACAAGCCACCAAGAGTGCGCTTTATCTCCAGAATGTTCCATCCAAATA TTCATGCTGATGGAAGTATTTTCTTGGACACCTTGCAAAATCAATGGAGTCTTCTATATGATGTCGCTGCTATACTTACCTCAATACAG TCTTTACTCTGTGATCCAAACCCTGTCTTCTCAGCTAATGCAGTAGCAGCACACCTGTTCGGTGTGAATAAGCACGTCTTCAACAGGAAGGTGCGTGAAATAGTTGAGCAAAGCTGGACAGAAGACTAA
- the LOC132037669 gene encoding probable WRKY transcription factor 72: MEKKIDNSISGATVAREGHNHDEEDIRKALKDDEYKSAIAEVNEVKLENARLKMLLQQIQKDYNSLQTRFFNICQPDSKKSVSPTCTPENIADEEESELVSLRLGRSPSPNEAKKVDKKRSYDKTREEYHSCNQSNDGLKLGLDYSSGISEADIIKPNMDPSPVKVVGPTSEVVKTMRSDDGSVKTAGDDEASQPNVKRARVSVRTKCDYPTINDGCQWRKYGQKISRGNPCPRSYYRCSVAPLCPVRKQVQRCLEDMSVLITTYEGTHNHSLPIEATAMASTTSAAASMLLSGSSSSSQSAKDFRNLPNISKTTPLYLSNSSSNPFPTITLDFTTFPTTSSFTSFNFPSNFQSGSGFLSNSLNFSSPESATIPEILGSGGLNYDSTSTLPYHKNLLNTGSTQKQFDQPFIGKDNNNTSCNKLKEDSSQQALTETLTKAITSDPSFQSVLAAAISSMVGATKT; this comes from the exons atggagaaaaaaattgataactccATCTCAGGAGCTACTGTAGCTAGAGAAGGCCATAATCATGATGAAGAAGATATCAGAAAAGCCTTAAAG GATGATGAATATAAGTCAGCCATAGCAGAAGTGAATGAAGTCAAACTAGAAAACGCAAGATTAAAGATGTTGCTTCAGCAAATACAGAAGGATTACAATTCTCTCCAAACTCGCTTCTTCAATATTTGTCAACCAGATTCGAAGAAGAGTGTCAGCCCAACATGTACTCCTGAAAACAttgcagatgaagaagaatctGAACTGGTCTCACTTAGATTGGGGCGTAGTCCGAGTCCAAATGAGGCCAAGAAAGTTGATAAGAAAAGAAGCTACGACAAGACGAGAGAGGAATATCATTCTTGTAATCAGTCCAATGATGGGCTTAAACTTGGGCTGGACTACAGTAGTGGAATATCTGAAGCAGATATTATAAAGCCCAATATGGATCCAAGCCCTGTTAAGGTAGTAGGCCCAACTAGTGAAGTTGTCAAGACAATGAGAAGTGATGATGGAAGTGTCAAAACAGCTGGTGATGATGAAGCTTCCCAGCCTAATGTCAAGAGAGCTCGAGTATCAGTTCGGACAAAATGCGACTACCCAACA ATAAACGACGGTTGTCAATGGAGGAAATATGGACAAAAGATATCTAGAGGTAACCCGTGCCCACGATCATATTATCGGTGCTCAGTCGCTCCATTATGCCCGGTGAGAAAACAAGTCCAACGATGTCTCGAAGACATGTCAGTTTTGATCACAACTTATGAAGGAACACATAATCATTCACTTCCAATTGAGGCAACTGCCATGGCCTCTACCACTTCTGCTGCAGCTTCTATGCTTCTTTCTGGCTCATCATCAAGTTCTCAATCAGCCAAAGATTTTAGAAATTTGCCTAATATTTCGAAAACAACGCCTCTCTACTTATCCAATTCGTCTTCGAATCCATTTCCCACCATCACGTTAGACTTCACCACATTCCCAACCACTTCATCATTCACTAGTTTCAACTTTCCTTCCAATTTCCAATCCGGCTCGGGATTTCTTTCAAACAGCTTGAACTTTTCCTCGCCCGAGTCGGCCACAATACCCGAAATTTTAGGCAGTGGGGGTCTAAATTATGATTCTACTAGTACATTACCGTATCACAAGAACCTTTTAAACACTGGCTCAACCCAAAAACAATTTGACCAACCATTTATTGGAAAGGATAATAATAACACTAGTTGTAATAAATTGAAGGAGGATTCTTCTCAGCAGGCACTAACTGAAACGTTGACAAAGGCAATTACATCAGATCCTAGCTTTCAATCAGTGCTAGCTGCTGCTATTTCATCAATGGTTGGTGCCACCAAAACCTGA
- the LOC132048049 gene encoding homeobox-leucine zipper protein HAT7-like isoform X1, with protein MLFSNTGTMAFVPAGPEENDLPPSFPSVFPTSCAPHQEFQGISSVLMRRAMSFDHQDSRADDIDMSDDDGSSQLLGEKKRRLNMEQVKALERSFEIGNKLEPERKMQLARALGLKPRQIAIWFQNRRARCKTKQLEKDYEILKRQCDKIKADNDALKTQNKKLHSELQLLTLRNRESAGGTPILFNLNKENEGSNWNNGSGDENSTIIDVNLGTTTRTSSTSSPHNNHDVYPTVNYKIEQTVPEEGFCNMFTNVEDQTNFWPLPVQQHFY; from the exons ATGCTTTTTAGTAATACCGGTACCATGGCTTTTGTTCCTGCAGGACCTGAAGAGAATGACCTCCCTCCTTCCTTCCCTAGTGTCTTTCCCACTTCTTGTGCTCCTCATCAAGAATTTCAAG GAATTTCATCGGTTTTGATGAGGAGAGCAATGTCATTCGACCATCAAGATTCACGAGCGGATGACATAGACATGTCCGATGATGATGGCTCTTCACAATTActtggggagaagaagagaAGGCTGAATATGGAGCAAGTGAAGGCACTTGAGAGAAGTTTTGAGATTGGTAACAAACTTGAGCCTGAGAGGAAAATGCAATTGGCTAGAGCTTTAGGGTTGAAGCCCAGGCAGATTGCAATTTGGTTCCAGAACAGAAGGGCAAGGTGTAAGACTAAGCAATTGGAAAAAGATTACGAAATATTGAAGAGGCAGTGTGATAAAATTAAGGCTGATAATGATGCACTCAAGACTCAAAACAAGAAACTTCACTCTGAG TTGCAGTTACTGACTCTGAGGAACAGAGAATCAGCTGGAGGTACACCAATATTGTTTAATCTGAACAAAGAAAACGAAGGGTCTAACTGGAACAATGGAAGTGGTGATGAGAACAGTACAATAATAGATGTAAATCTTGGAACCACAACAAGAACATCATCAACAAGCAGTCCACATAACAACCATGATGTTTACCCAACAGTTAATTATAAAATAGAACAAACTGTCCCTGAAGAAGGATTTTGCAACATGTTCACCAATGTCGAAGATCAAACTAATTTTTGGCCATTGCCAGTGCAGCAACACTTTTACTGA
- the LOC132048049 gene encoding homeobox-leucine zipper protein HAT7-like isoform X2, which translates to MLFSNTGTMAFVPAGPEENDLPPSFPSVFPTSCAPHQEFQGISSVLMRRAMSFDHQDSRADDIDMSDDDGSSQLLGEKKRRLNMEQVKALERSFEIGNKLEPERKMQLARALGLKPRQIAIWFQNRRARCKTKQLEKDYEILKRQCDKIKADNDALKTQNKKLHSELLTLRNRESAGGTPILFNLNKENEGSNWNNGSGDENSTIIDVNLGTTTRTSSTSSPHNNHDVYPTVNYKIEQTVPEEGFCNMFTNVEDQTNFWPLPVQQHFY; encoded by the exons ATGCTTTTTAGTAATACCGGTACCATGGCTTTTGTTCCTGCAGGACCTGAAGAGAATGACCTCCCTCCTTCCTTCCCTAGTGTCTTTCCCACTTCTTGTGCTCCTCATCAAGAATTTCAAG GAATTTCATCGGTTTTGATGAGGAGAGCAATGTCATTCGACCATCAAGATTCACGAGCGGATGACATAGACATGTCCGATGATGATGGCTCTTCACAATTActtggggagaagaagagaAGGCTGAATATGGAGCAAGTGAAGGCACTTGAGAGAAGTTTTGAGATTGGTAACAAACTTGAGCCTGAGAGGAAAATGCAATTGGCTAGAGCTTTAGGGTTGAAGCCCAGGCAGATTGCAATTTGGTTCCAGAACAGAAGGGCAAGGTGTAAGACTAAGCAATTGGAAAAAGATTACGAAATATTGAAGAGGCAGTGTGATAAAATTAAGGCTGATAATGATGCACTCAAGACTCAAAACAAGAAACTTCACTCTGAG TTACTGACTCTGAGGAACAGAGAATCAGCTGGAGGTACACCAATATTGTTTAATCTGAACAAAGAAAACGAAGGGTCTAACTGGAACAATGGAAGTGGTGATGAGAACAGTACAATAATAGATGTAAATCTTGGAACCACAACAAGAACATCATCAACAAGCAGTCCACATAACAACCATGATGTTTACCCAACAGTTAATTATAAAATAGAACAAACTGTCCCTGAAGAAGGATTTTGCAACATGTTCACCAATGTCGAAGATCAAACTAATTTTTGGCCATTGCCAGTGCAGCAACACTTTTACTGA
- the LOC132047592 gene encoding uncharacterized protein LOC132047592 translates to MGSSAHTLPAINKLIMNKGPSLSQQQRSDLCTIVTEQEIYTVLMAIGYDKAPGLDEYNVVFFKKSWALIKQDVIKAVQEFFVTGNMYKTINHAIITRLQKVIASVISEAQVGFIPGRRISDNIMLAHELVKGYTRKNISLRCMIKTDLQKAYDLEECIYLQQVMEEMKFPGKFVA, encoded by the exons ATGGGGTCCTCAGCACACACACTCCCTGCAATCAACAAACTTATTATGAACAAAGGTCCTTCTTTATCACAACAGCAGAGAAGTGATTTGTGCACAATAGTTACAGAACAGGAGATTTATACAGTGTTGATGGCTATTGGATATGATAAAGCCCCGGGATTAGATGAATATAATGttgttttcttcaaaaaatcTTGGGCTCTGATTAAACAAGATGTCATCAAGGCAGTTCAAGAATTTTTCGTCACTGGAAATATGTATAAAACTATCAATCATGCAATTATCACGCG ACTCCAAAAAGTGATAGCTAGTGTCATCAGTGAAGCTCAGGTTGGTTTCATCCCGGGGAGGAGAATATCAGATAACATTATGCTTGCCCATGAACTTGTGAAGGGTTATACTAGGAAGAACATTTCTCTTAGATGCATGATCAAAACAGACCTACAAAAAGCTTATGATTTGGAGGAATGTATCTATTTGCAGCAGGTTATGGAAGAAATGAAATTCCCTGGGAAATTTGTAGCATGA